A genomic region of Noviherbaspirillum sp. L7-7A contains the following coding sequences:
- a CDS encoding alpha/beta hydrolase-fold protein, whose translation MTIKARALLLAILFWAIPAGHAWAGRAVLDSYPSTILNRRVSFSVYLPDRYDAATHQFPALYLLHGLDGDQNEWLENGALETVNALMAKRELRPMLSIMPSFGEQSWWVDGEQDKAESALIRELIPYVEGKYKVLQDRRGRALAGWSMGAYGALNLALRHPDFFCAAAVISPEIYQPLPAATSGIRRMPQFMRHGVFDPAVWQSLNYPAHLQAYRDNPRRVPIWIATGDDDQLLGLVPMATRLYGELAAIQPEKVELRVIDGELDWATVRRALPDALRYLERQCLPDQRR comes from the coding sequence ATGACGATCAAGGCGAGGGCGTTGCTGCTGGCTATTCTGTTTTGGGCAATCCCGGCCGGCCATGCATGGGCCGGACGCGCAGTGCTGGACAGTTACCCGTCAACCATACTGAACCGCAGGGTCAGTTTCTCGGTCTACCTTCCTGACCGCTATGACGCGGCAACGCATCAGTTCCCGGCGCTTTATCTGTTGCATGGCCTGGATGGCGACCAGAATGAATGGCTTGAAAACGGCGCCCTGGAAACCGTGAATGCATTGATGGCAAAACGCGAGCTACGTCCCATGCTGTCGATCATGCCAAGCTTCGGCGAACAATCCTGGTGGGTCGATGGCGAGCAGGACAAAGCGGAAAGTGCCCTGATACGTGAATTGATTCCCTATGTTGAAGGCAAGTACAAGGTGTTGCAAGACAGGCGCGGCCGTGCGTTGGCAGGCTGGTCGATGGGAGCTTACGGCGCGCTGAACCTTGCGCTGAGACATCCGGACTTCTTCTGCGCGGCCGCCGTGATCAGCCCGGAGATCTACCAGCCGCTGCCAGCTGCTACTTCCGGCATACGGCGCATGCCGCAATTCATGCGTCACGGCGTCTTTGATCCCGCCGTCTGGCAGTCGCTGAACTATCCAGCCCATCTGCAGGCCTATCGCGACAACCCGAGGCGCGTACCGATCTGGATTGCCACCGGCGATGACGACCAGTTGCTTGGCCTGGTGCCCATGGCCACCCGCCTCTACGGCGAGCTGGCCGCCATACAGCCGGAGAAGGTGGAGTTGCGGGTAATCGATGGCGAACTGGACTGGGCCACGGTGCGCAGGGCGCTGCCGGACGCGCTGCGTTATCTGGAAAGGCAATGCCTGCCGGATCAGCGCAGGTAG
- a CDS encoding TIGR04282 family arsenosugar biosynthesis glycosyltransferase has product MSDLHIAIFSRAPVPGAAKTRLIPLLGEEGAAGAQRRMAWRTLETARAVPDASVSLWCAGDIGHPFLRACASHFNVPCLPQADGDLGLRMAHCLQAVLATHRKALLIGTDCPAFNVGALQAAAAALDAARMVFTPAEDGGYVLVGARRGGLAPRCFDDVAWSTAQVMAQTRQRLREAGWQSGQDWLEMPALWDVDTPADYLRARPLLESGDKAAGPAPPARYLR; this is encoded by the coding sequence ATGAGTGACCTGCATATCGCCATCTTCAGCCGCGCGCCGGTGCCGGGCGCGGCCAAGACCCGCCTGATTCCGCTGCTTGGCGAGGAGGGCGCGGCCGGCGCCCAGCGCCGGATGGCCTGGCGCACCCTGGAAACCGCCCGCGCAGTGCCCGACGCCAGCGTTTCGCTCTGGTGCGCCGGCGATATCGGTCATCCCTTCCTGCGTGCATGCGCCAGTCATTTCAACGTGCCCTGCCTGCCGCAGGCGGACGGCGATCTTGGCCTGCGCATGGCCCACTGCCTGCAGGCCGTTCTCGCCACGCATCGCAAGGCGCTGCTGATCGGCACCGACTGCCCGGCCTTCAATGTCGGGGCTCTGCAGGCGGCTGCCGCTGCACTCGATGCGGCGCGCATGGTGTTCACGCCGGCCGAGGATGGCGGCTATGTGCTGGTCGGCGCGCGCCGTGGCGGTCTGGCGCCACGCTGCTTCGACGATGTGGCATGGAGCACCGCGCAGGTGATGGCGCAGACGCGGCAGCGCCTGCGGGAAGCCGGCTGGCAAAGCGGCCAGGACTGGCTTGAAATGCCGGCATTGTGGGACGTGGACACGCCGGCGGATTATCTGCGGGCGCGGCCGCTGCTTGAGTCAGGCGATAAGGCCGCCGGGCCGGCGCCGCCTGCCCGCTACCTGCGCTGA
- a CDS encoding TIGR04283 family arsenosugar biosynthesis glycosyltransferase: protein MRLSIIIPVLNEAAGIGPLLRRLAPLREHGAQLVVVDGGSGDDTAALAAPHADLVIAAQRGRASQMHAGALAASGDALLFLHADTLLPPGADALIEAALRSHAWGRFDVALDGAHPMFRLIAAMMNLRSRLTAIATGDQAIFMHRAFYLQAGGFPQLALMEDIAFCKRARQMARPACLRQRVLTSARRWEKNGIWRTIFLMWRLRLAYFLGADPERLARQYGYRKQA, encoded by the coding sequence ATGCGGCTATCCATCATCATCCCGGTGCTCAATGAAGCGGCCGGCATCGGACCCTTGCTGCGGCGGCTGGCGCCCTTGCGCGAACACGGGGCGCAACTGGTGGTGGTCGATGGCGGCAGCGGCGACGATACGGCGGCGCTGGCTGCCCCGCATGCGGACCTGGTGATCGCAGCGCAGCGGGGCCGGGCCAGCCAGATGCATGCAGGCGCGCTGGCCGCCAGCGGCGATGCGCTGCTGTTCCTGCATGCCGACACGCTGCTGCCGCCGGGCGCCGATGCATTGATAGAGGCTGCCCTGCGCAGCCATGCCTGGGGTCGCTTCGACGTGGCGCTGGATGGCGCGCATCCGATGTTCCGGCTGATCGCTGCCATGATGAACCTGCGTTCCAGGCTGACGGCAATCGCCACCGGCGACCAGGCGATCTTCATGCACCGCGCCTTCTATCTGCAGGCCGGCGGCTTTCCGCAACTGGCGCTGATGGAAGACATCGCCTTCTGCAAGCGGGCGCGGCAAATGGCCCGGCCGGCCTGCCTGCGCCAGCGGGTGCTGACCTCGGCACGCCGATGGGAAAAGAATGGGATTTGGCGCACCATCTTCCTGATGTGGCGGCTGCGCCTGGCCTACTTCCTGGGCGCCGACCCCGAGCGGCTGGCAAGGCAATACGGCTACCGGAAACAGGCATGA
- a CDS encoding ABC transporter ATP-binding protein, whose translation MSATFVNFQNVFLAYNDSGDFAVEDISLTTRQGEFIAIVGPSGCGKSTFMKLATGLKAPTRGSVAIDGAPVTGPLKIVGMAFQAPTLLPWRTTLDNVLLPLEIVEPHRSRFRQHRAEYEERALKLLKAVGLDGYAQKFPWQLSGGMQQRASICRALIHEPKMLLLDEPFGALDAFTREELWCILRDLQAAQKFNVILVTHDLREAAFLADTIYVMSRRPGRIVARRENPLPGPRELELTYTEPFSALVHELREHIGRVRTA comes from the coding sequence ATGTCCGCCACCTTTGTCAATTTCCAGAACGTCTTCCTCGCCTATAACGACAGCGGCGACTTCGCCGTCGAAGACATTTCCCTTACCACCCGCCAGGGTGAATTCATCGCCATTGTCGGCCCGTCCGGCTGCGGCAAATCCACCTTCATGAAGCTGGCCACCGGCCTGAAGGCGCCGACCCGCGGCAGCGTCGCCATCGATGGCGCACCCGTCACCGGTCCGTTAAAGATCGTCGGCATGGCCTTCCAGGCGCCGACCCTGCTGCCATGGCGCACCACGCTGGACAATGTGCTGCTGCCGCTGGAAATCGTGGAGCCGCACCGCAGCCGCTTCCGCCAGCATCGCGCCGAATACGAGGAGCGCGCGCTGAAGCTGCTGAAGGCCGTCGGCCTGGATGGCTATGCGCAGAAGTTTCCCTGGCAGCTGTCCGGCGGCATGCAGCAGCGCGCCTCCATCTGCCGCGCGCTGATCCATGAGCCCAAGATGCTGCTGCTAGACGAGCCGTTCGGCGCGCTCGACGCCTTCACCCGCGAAGAGCTGTGGTGCATCCTGCGCGATCTGCAGGCGGCGCAGAAATTCAATGTGATCCTGGTCACGCACGACTTGCGCGAGGCTGCCTTCCTGGCCGACACCATCTATGTGATGAGCCGCCGTCCGGGACGCATCGTCGCCCGTCGCGAAAATCCGCTGCCCGGTCCGCGCGAGCTGGAGCTGACCTATACCGAACCCTTCAGCGCGCTGGTGCATGAGCTGCGCGAGCATATCGGCCGCGTGCGCACGGCTTGA
- the mdoH gene encoding glucans biosynthesis glucosyltransferase MdoH, with protein sequence MRANEGLPVYPTPQAATTVAHYLDRLGLTPAQRAAVESRMALDPNATEKEAMASLHHALAHDAAQPAEPAYGSVAARLALADAAPETTPADNGHARLHSMPPLNRVSMTPHPWGTLNAITRWSESMLRRPRDWALRRPTRTREPWPADSPQAGGNAPDASAERQPHGSLRRGVLLLLMLSQTAIATWFMSRVLPYQGTRPMEMVTMAFFAVLFCWVSAGFWTAMTGFLVLLRGSDRYLISRNAADRTPIAANARTAIVMPICNEDVTAVFAGLRATFESVQRTGELDRFDFFVLSDSYQSDICAAEVAAWSRLCKAVGGFGKIFYRRRFRRVKRKSGNIDDFCRRWARDYRYMIVLDADSVMSGECLTTLVRLMESQPSAGIIQTAPRAAGRDTLYARIQQFSTRVYGPLFTAGLHYWQLGESHYWGHNAIIRLDPFVRHCALAPLPGEGSLAGEILSHDFVEAALMRRAGWGVWIAYDLDGSYEEMPPNLLDELKRDRRWCHGNLMNFRLFAARGMHPVHRAVFVTGVMAYISAPLWFMFLVLSTGLLAWHALTEPQYFVEPRQLFPIWPQWHPEKALALFGATALLLFLPKILSVLLIWLQGARGYGGRIRVAISMLIELIFSMLLAPVRMLFHSRFVSAAFLGLEMTWKSPPRQDSETHWDEGVRKHGMHTLLGLVWGGGVYLLDPSYLPWLLPIAGALVLSIPISVLSSRVSLGRLLRRMKLFVIPEEAHPPRELVDARAHAAATPGQPGFIEAAVDPLVNALACASVRPRDAVRRLSEKREHMLQKVLKSDPAQLSEVEKWSLLNDPRLLSRLHLALWSGDGVHPGWRAAMSGGLNKAVGAADGL encoded by the coding sequence ATGCGCGCAAACGAAGGATTGCCCGTCTACCCCACGCCGCAGGCGGCAACCACCGTCGCGCATTATCTCGACCGCCTTGGCCTGACGCCTGCCCAGCGCGCCGCGGTCGAATCGCGCATGGCGCTGGATCCCAACGCAACCGAGAAGGAAGCCATGGCCAGCCTGCATCATGCGCTGGCGCATGATGCCGCGCAGCCGGCCGAGCCGGCCTATGGCTCGGTGGCCGCGCGCCTGGCCCTGGCCGACGCCGCGCCCGAGACGACGCCGGCCGACAACGGCCATGCCCGCCTGCACAGCATGCCGCCGCTGAACCGCGTCTCGATGACGCCGCATCCGTGGGGCACCCTGAATGCCATCACCCGCTGGAGCGAGTCGATGCTGCGCCGGCCGCGCGACTGGGCCCTGCGGCGTCCCACCCGCACCCGCGAGCCGTGGCCGGCGGATTCGCCGCAGGCCGGCGGCAACGCGCCCGATGCCAGCGCGGAACGGCAGCCGCATGGCAGCCTGCGGCGCGGCGTGCTGCTGCTCCTGATGCTGTCGCAGACGGCGATCGCCACCTGGTTCATGTCGCGGGTATTGCCCTACCAGGGCACGCGGCCGATGGAAATGGTGACGATGGCGTTCTTCGCGGTGCTGTTCTGCTGGGTCTCGGCCGGCTTCTGGACCGCAATGACCGGTTTCCTGGTGCTGCTGCGCGGCAGCGACCGCTACCTGATATCGCGCAACGCAGCGGACCGCACGCCGATCGCGGCGAATGCCCGCACCGCCATCGTCATGCCGATCTGCAATGAAGACGTGACGGCGGTGTTTGCCGGCCTGCGCGCCACTTTCGAATCGGTGCAGCGCACCGGCGAGCTGGACCGTTTCGACTTCTTCGTGCTCAGCGACAGCTACCAGAGCGACATCTGCGCCGCCGAGGTGGCGGCCTGGTCGCGGCTGTGCAAGGCGGTGGGCGGCTTTGGCAAGATCTTCTATCGCCGGCGCTTTCGCCGCGTCAAGCGCAAGAGCGGCAATATCGACGACTTCTGCCGCCGCTGGGCCAGGGATTACCGCTACATGATCGTGCTCGATGCCGACAGCGTGATGAGCGGCGAATGCCTGACCACGCTGGTGCGGCTGATGGAAAGCCAGCCCAGCGCCGGCATCATCCAGACCGCCCCGCGCGCGGCCGGGCGCGACACGCTGTATGCCCGCATCCAGCAGTTTTCCACCCGCGTCTATGGCCCGCTGTTTACCGCCGGCCTGCATTACTGGCAGCTCGGCGAGTCCCATTACTGGGGCCACAACGCCATCATCCGGCTCGATCCCTTCGTGCGCCACTGCGCGCTGGCGCCGCTGCCGGGCGAAGGCTCGCTGGCCGGCGAGATCCTGTCGCATGACTTCGTCGAGGCGGCGCTGATGCGACGCGCCGGCTGGGGCGTCTGGATCGCCTACGACCTCGACGGCAGCTACGAGGAAATGCCGCCCAACCTGCTGGACGAGTTGAAGCGCGACCGCCGCTGGTGCCATGGCAACCTGATGAACTTCCGGCTGTTCGCCGCGCGCGGCATGCACCCGGTGCATCGGGCAGTGTTCGTCACGGGCGTGATGGCCTATATCTCCGCGCCGCTGTGGTTCATGTTCCTGGTGCTGTCCACCGGCCTTCTGGCCTGGCATGCGCTGACCGAGCCGCAGTACTTCGTCGAACCGCGGCAGCTCTTCCCGATCTGGCCGCAATGGCATCCGGAAAAGGCGCTGGCGCTGTTTGGCGCCACCGCGCTGCTGCTGTTCCTGCCCAAGATCCTGAGCGTGCTGCTGATCTGGCTGCAGGGCGCGCGTGGTTACGGAGGACGCATCCGAGTGGCCATCAGCATGTTGATCGAGCTGATCTTCTCGATGCTGCTGGCGCCAGTGCGCATGCTGTTCCACAGCCGTTTCGTCAGCGCCGCCTTCCTGGGCCTGGAAATGACCTGGAAGTCGCCGCCGCGGCAGGACTCCGAAACTCACTGGGACGAGGGCGTCAGGAAGCATGGCATGCATACCCTGCTGGGCCTGGTGTGGGGCGGCGGCGTCTACCTGCTGGACCCGTCCTACCTGCCCTGGCTGCTGCCGATCGCGGGCGCGCTGGTGCTGTCGATCCCGATTTCGGTGCTGTCCTCGCGGGTATCGCTGGGCCGGCTGCTGCGTCGCATGAAGCTGTTCGTCATTCCGGAAGAGGCCCATCCGCCGCGCGAGCTGGTCGACGCCAGGGCGCATGCGGCGGCCACGCCCGGGCAGCCCGGTTTCATCGAAGCGGCCGTGGACCCGCTGGTCAATGCGCTGGCCTGCGCCAGCGTGCGGCCGCGGGATGCCGTCCGGCGGCTTTCCGAGAAGCGCGAGCACATGCTGCAGAAGGTGCTGAAGTCGGATCCCGCGCAGTTGTCCGAGGTCGAGAAATGGTCCCTGCTAAATGATCCGCGTCTGCTGTCGCGCCTGCACCTGGCCTTGTGGAGCGGCGACGGCGTGCATCCCGGATGGCGAGCCGCGATGTCGGGGGGGCTGAATAAAGCCGTGGGCGCGGCTGATGGCCTTTGA
- a CDS encoding ABC transporter permease — translation MNKTLLQKSAPWLLMALVLVIWQAICSLFDVSEFIFPSPAAIVQSMVEFAGAIALHAWRTFWVTMAGFAIAVVVGVVLGMIIGSSPFLYSAAYPLMTAFNALPKAAFVPILVVWFGIGAGPAILTAFLISFFPIMVNIATGLATLEPEMEDVLRVLGARRLDVLLKVGLPRSLPYFFASLKVAITLAFVGTTVSEMTASNEGIGYLLVSAGSSMRMPLAFAGLVVIGAMAMTMYELFSVVEKRTTGWAHRGAH, via the coding sequence ATGAATAAAACCCTGTTGCAAAAAAGCGCGCCCTGGCTGCTGATGGCGCTGGTGCTGGTCATCTGGCAGGCCATCTGCAGCCTGTTCGATGTGTCGGAATTCATTTTCCCCAGCCCGGCCGCGATCGTGCAGTCGATGGTGGAATTCGCCGGCGCCATTGCGCTGCATGCCTGGCGCACTTTCTGGGTCACGATGGCCGGCTTCGCAATCGCCGTGGTGGTGGGCGTGGTGCTGGGCATGATCATCGGCTCGTCGCCTTTTCTTTACTCGGCGGCCTATCCGCTGATGACCGCCTTCAATGCGCTGCCCAAGGCCGCCTTCGTGCCTATTTTGGTGGTGTGGTTCGGCATCGGCGCGGGTCCCGCCATTTTGACTGCCTTCCTGATTTCCTTCTTCCCGATCATGGTCAATATCGCCACTGGCCTGGCGACACTGGAGCCGGAAATGGAGGATGTGCTGCGGGTGCTGGGCGCGCGCCGGCTGGATGTGCTGCTCAAGGTCGGCCTGCCGCGCTCGCTGCCGTATTTCTTCGCGTCGCTGAAGGTGGCCATCACGCTGGCCTTCGTCGGCACCACAGTATCGGAAATGACCGCGTCCAACGAAGGCATCGGCTATCTGCTGGTGTCGGCCGGCTCGTCGATGCGCATGCCGCTGGCCTTTGCCGGCCTGGTGGTCATTGGCGCGATGGCGATGACGATGTATGAATTGTTCTCGGTGGTGGAGAAGCGGACCACGGGATGGGCGCATCGGGGTGCGCATTGA
- a CDS encoding amidohydrolase family protein, with protein MIQTSHTSILISNAHSILTGRADDGGRTAGPDIRVVDGRIQAIGKLTALPGERVLDATDCVVYPAWVNTHHHLFQSLLKGDPGGLNLSLTEWLAATPYRYRARFDEKLFRLAARIGLVELARSGCGTVADHHYLYYPDMPYDSSAILFEEAEALGLRFVLCRGGATQTRQLEAELPSALRPESLQAYQDDVARLAALYHDAAPDAMRRIVMAPTTPLYSVQPAELRELAAFGRSLGLRLHSHLSETVEYQQAARGKFGCSPVAFVGEHDWLGPDVWYAHLVKLEAEEIALLGQTGTGIAHCPQSNGRLGSGIAPVRQLEAAGVTVSIGVDGAASNEAADMISETHAAWLMQRARGGQDALPAYAGGSSEGGADAASIEDVVRWGSTGGARVLGIEGLQGIAVGGCADIAVYALDDPRYFGLHDPAIGPVACGGRPHLKWLFVQGRAVVENDSLPGVDLAQLGREARAAVKSLLSGT; from the coding sequence ATGATCCAGACATCACACACATCCATCCTGATTTCCAATGCTCACAGCATCCTCACCGGCCGCGCCGACGATGGCGGCCGCACAGCCGGCCCCGACATCCGCGTCGTCGACGGCCGCATCCAGGCCATCGGCAAGCTGACCGCCCTGCCCGGCGAACGCGTGCTCGACGCTACCGACTGCGTGGTCTACCCGGCCTGGGTCAACACCCATCACCACCTGTTCCAGTCGCTATTAAAAGGCGACCCGGGCGGCCTGAACCTGTCCCTGACCGAATGGCTGGCGGCCACGCCCTATCGCTATCGCGCCCGCTTCGACGAGAAGCTGTTCCGGCTGGCCGCGCGCATCGGCCTGGTCGAGCTGGCGCGCTCGGGTTGCGGCACGGTGGCCGACCACCACTATCTGTATTACCCCGACATGCCCTATGACAGCTCGGCCATCCTGTTCGAGGAAGCCGAGGCGCTGGGCCTGCGCTTCGTGCTGTGCCGTGGCGGCGCCACCCAGACCCGGCAGCTGGAAGCCGAACTGCCGAGCGCGCTGCGGCCGGAGTCGCTGCAGGCCTATCAGGACGACGTGGCGCGTCTGGCTGCGCTCTACCACGATGCGGCGCCGGATGCGATGCGGCGCATCGTGATGGCGCCCACCACGCCGCTGTATTCGGTGCAGCCGGCCGAGCTGCGCGAGCTGGCCGCCTTCGGCCGCAGCCTGGGCCTGCGCCTGCACAGCCACCTGTCCGAGACGGTGGAATACCAGCAGGCCGCGCGCGGCAAGTTCGGCTGCTCGCCGGTGGCATTCGTGGGCGAGCATGACTGGCTGGGGCCGGATGTCTGGTACGCCCATCTGGTCAAGCTCGAGGCGGAGGAAATCGCGCTGCTGGGACAGACCGGCACCGGCATCGCCCACTGCCCGCAGAGCAACGGCCGGCTGGGCAGCGGCATCGCGCCGGTGCGCCAGCTGGAAGCGGCCGGCGTGACAGTCTCCATCGGCGTCGACGGCGCCGCTTCCAACGAGGCGGCGGACATGATTTCGGAAACCCATGCGGCCTGGCTGATGCAACGCGCCCGCGGCGGCCAGGATGCCCTGCCCGCCTATGCCGGCGGCAGTTCCGAAGGCGGCGCCGACGCCGCCAGCATCGAGGACGTCGTGCGCTGGGGCAGCACCGGCGGCGCCCGCGTGCTGGGCATCGAGGGCCTGCAGGGCATCGCGGTAGGCGGCTGCGCCGACATTGCCGTCTATGCGCTGGACGACCCGCGCTATTTCGGCCTCCATGACCCGGCCATCGGGCCGGTGGCCTGCGGCGGACGGCCGCACCTGAAATGGCTGTTCGTTCAAGGTCGCGCAGTGGTCGAGAACGACAGCCTGCCTGGCGTGGACCTGGCGCAGCTGGGACGCGAGGCGCGGGCGGCAGTGAAGAGCCTGCTCAGCGGAACATAA
- a CDS encoding glucan biosynthesis protein G — protein sequence MPGSAWAFNFEDVAAQAKTLAASPYKRPKSELPKSLQDLTYDQYRDIRFNPEKAYWRDARLPFELAFFHPGRIFDTPVRINEVAGKAVRPIKFDPQAFDYGANKINLKDLNGLDFAGFRVHYPVNTPKYKDEVLVFLGASYFRAVGKDQRYGLSARGLALDTALNSGEEFPLFTEFWIERPEAGAKELVIYALLNSRRMTGAYRFLLRPGVDTAIDVKSRLFARENITKVGLAPLTSMFFSGENQRSPQEDYRPEVHDSDGLSVQSGTGEWIWRPLSNPKKLLVTSYALSNPGGFGMMQRDREYTSYEDLESRFELRPSGWVEPKGKWGSGRVELVQIPTPDETNDNIVAYWVPDAPPKPGAPFDFEYRLLWQKEKERKPPLSWVTQTRRGQGYPRRTDDSITLAVDFEGPSLAKLPADAKPEAVISVDSNGKLLETNTIHNDVTGGWRMTMRMSRNDTSKPVELRGFLRNNNLTLSETWSYILSPD from the coding sequence ATGCCGGGCAGTGCATGGGCATTCAATTTCGAGGATGTCGCGGCCCAGGCCAAAACGCTGGCCGCGTCGCCCTACAAGCGTCCCAAGAGCGAACTGCCAAAGTCCCTGCAGGACCTGACCTACGACCAGTACCGCGACATCCGTTTCAATCCCGAGAAGGCTTACTGGCGCGACGCCAGGCTGCCGTTCGAACTGGCCTTCTTCCATCCCGGGCGCATCTTCGACACGCCGGTGCGCATCAATGAGGTCGCCGGCAAGGCGGTGCGGCCGATCAAGTTCGATCCGCAGGCATTCGACTACGGCGCCAACAAGATCAACCTGAAGGACCTGAACGGGCTCGACTTCGCCGGCTTCCGGGTGCATTACCCGGTCAATACGCCCAAGTACAAGGACGAGGTGCTGGTATTCCTCGGCGCCAGCTATTTCCGGGCGGTCGGCAAGGACCAGCGCTACGGCCTGTCGGCGCGCGGCCTGGCGCTGGACACCGCGCTCAACTCCGGCGAGGAGTTCCCCCTGTTCACCGAGTTCTGGATCGAGCGGCCCGAGGCGGGCGCGAAGGAACTGGTGATCTATGCGTTGCTCAACTCGCGCCGCATGACCGGCGCCTACCGCTTCCTGCTGCGTCCGGGCGTCGATACCGCCATCGATGTGAAGTCGCGCCTGTTTGCCCGCGAAAACATCACCAAGGTGGGCCTGGCGCCATTGACCTCGATGTTCTTCTCCGGCGAGAACCAGCGCTCGCCGCAGGAAGATTACCGGCCGGAAGTGCACGACTCGGACGGCCTGTCGGTGCAGTCGGGCACCGGCGAATGGATCTGGCGGCCGCTGTCGAATCCGAAGAAGCTGCTGGTCACGTCCTATGCGCTGTCCAATCCGGGCGGCTTTGGCATGATGCAGCGCGACCGCGAATACACCAGCTATGAAGACCTGGAGTCGCGCTTTGAACTGCGGCCCAGCGGCTGGGTCGAACCGAAAGGCAAGTGGGGGTCGGGCCGGGTGGAACTGGTGCAGATTCCCACGCCTGACGAAACCAACGACAACATCGTGGCGTACTGGGTGCCGGATGCGCCGCCCAAGCCCGGCGCGCCGTTCGACTTTGAATACCGCCTGTTATGGCAGAAGGAAAAGGAACGCAAGCCGCCCCTGTCATGGGTGACGCAGACGCGGCGCGGCCAGGGCTATCCGCGGCGCACCGACGACAGCATTACCCTGGCGGTCGACTTCGAAGGCCCGAGCCTGGCCAAGCTGCCGGCGGATGCCAAGCCGGAGGCGGTGATCAGTGTCGACAGCAATGGCAAGCTGCTGGAAACCAATACCATCCACAACGATGTCACTGGCGGATGGCGCATGACGATGAGAATGAGCCGCAACGACACGTCCAAGCCGGTCGAGCTGCGCGGCTTTTTGCGTAACAACAACCTCACTCTGTCGGAAACGTGGAGCTACATACTGAGCCCGGACTGA
- a CDS encoding ABC transporter substrate-binding protein, with translation MPRFKSFHLGAALMLCAASAASHAQETKIKFQLDWRFEGPSALFLVAKSKGYFEQEKLDVTIDAGNGSGNAVNRVASGSYDMGFADMAALMEFSANNPTAPSKPVAVMMVYNDTPAAVMALKKSGIKSPADLNGKKLGAPVFDAGRRAYPIFAKANGLDVSKATWVSMDPQLRETMLARGDIDAITGFYFTSLLNLNARGVKDEDIVVLSYPNNGVKLYGNAIIASDNLVKQNPEAIKAFLRAFAKASKDVMANPDAAVASIKARDALVDEKLEARRLKLAIASSIATPNARAEGYGQVSAPRLSLMASQVSDAYGTKTRVDPNAVWNASFLPSKADLNVFPK, from the coding sequence ATGCCCCGTTTTAAGTCATTTCACCTCGGCGCTGCACTGATGCTGTGCGCCGCATCGGCCGCCAGCCATGCTCAGGAAACCAAGATCAAGTTCCAGCTCGACTGGCGGTTCGAGGGGCCTTCAGCGCTATTCCTCGTCGCCAAGAGCAAGGGCTACTTCGAACAGGAAAAGCTGGATGTCACCATCGATGCCGGCAATGGCTCCGGCAATGCGGTCAACCGGGTGGCGTCGGGCAGCTATGACATGGGCTTCGCCGACATGGCCGCGCTGATGGAATTCAGCGCCAACAACCCGACCGCGCCATCCAAGCCGGTGGCGGTGATGATGGTCTATAACGACACGCCGGCCGCGGTGATGGCGCTGAAGAAGTCCGGCATCAAGAGCCCGGCCGACCTTAATGGCAAGAAGCTGGGTGCGCCGGTATTCGACGCCGGCCGCCGCGCCTACCCGATCTTCGCCAAGGCCAATGGCCTGGACGTGAGCAAGGCAACCTGGGTCAGCATGGACCCGCAGCTGCGCGAGACCATGCTGGCGCGTGGCGACATCGATGCCATTACCGGCTTCTACTTCACCTCGCTGCTCAACCTCAACGCCCGCGGCGTGAAGGACGAGGACATCGTGGTGCTGTCCTATCCGAACAATGGCGTGAAGCTGTACGGCAATGCCATCATCGCTTCCGACAACCTGGTCAAGCAGAATCCGGAAGCGATCAAGGCCTTCCTGCGCGCCTTCGCCAAGGCATCGAAGGATGTGATGGCCAATCCGGATGCGGCGGTCGCATCGATCAAGGCGCGCGATGCGCTGGTGGATGAAAAGCTGGAAGCGCGCCGCCTGAAACTGGCCATTGCCAGTTCCATTGCCACGCCCAACGCCAGGGCCGAAGGCTATGGCCAGGTATCGGCGCCGCGCCTGTCGCTGATGGCATCCCAGGTATCCGACGCCTACGGCACAAAGACCCGGGTTGATCCGAACGCCGTCTGGAATGCGTCCTTCCTGCCGTCGAAGGCGGATCTCAACGTCTTTCCGAAATAA